Proteins from a genomic interval of Streptomyces sp. Tu6071:
- a CDS encoding ABC transporter permease, whose translation MREPEPTPESEPEPENHLPPADEAVGAIGQGGATALATGEGGSLVGEEPEGGDPREKPRSLWSDAWRDLRRNPVFIISALIILFLVVISIWPSLIASGNPLKCDLSDAQKGARSGHPFGFTNQGCDVYTRTVHGARASVTVGVCATLGVAILGSILGGLAGFFGGFWDSILSRLTDIFFAIPVVLGGLVLLSVVTSNTVWPVVGFIVLLGWPQIARIARGSVITTKQNDYVEAARALGASNTRMLLRHIAPNAVAPVIVVATIALGTYVALEATLSFLGVGLRPPTVSWGIDISDASGNVRNAPHMLLWPSGALAITVLAFIMLGDAVRDALDPKLR comes from the coding sequence ATGCGTGAGCCCGAGCCCACTCCGGAGTCCGAGCCGGAGCCGGAGAACCACCTCCCACCCGCCGACGAGGCCGTCGGCGCCATCGGCCAGGGCGGCGCGACGGCCCTCGCGACCGGTGAGGGCGGCAGCCTGGTCGGCGAGGAGCCCGAGGGCGGCGACCCGCGCGAGAAGCCCCGCAGCCTGTGGTCCGACGCCTGGCGCGACCTGCGCCGCAACCCGGTCTTCATCATCTCCGCGCTGATCATCCTCTTCCTGGTCGTGATCTCGATCTGGCCGTCCCTGATCGCCTCCGGCAACCCGCTCAAGTGCGACCTCTCCGACGCCCAGAAGGGCGCCCGCTCCGGGCACCCCTTCGGCTTCACCAACCAGGGCTGCGACGTCTACACCCGCACCGTCCACGGCGCCCGCGCCTCGGTGACCGTCGGCGTCTGCGCGACCCTCGGCGTCGCGATCCTCGGCTCGATCCTCGGCGGGCTCGCCGGGTTCTTCGGCGGCTTCTGGGACTCGATCCTGTCCCGCCTCACCGACATCTTCTTCGCGATCCCCGTCGTCCTCGGCGGCCTCGTCCTGCTCTCCGTCGTCACCTCGAACACGGTCTGGCCCGTCGTCGGCTTCATCGTGCTCCTCGGCTGGCCGCAGATCGCCCGCATCGCCCGCGGCTCGGTCATCACGACGAAGCAGAACGACTACGTGGAGGCCGCGCGCGCCCTCGGCGCCTCCAACACCCGGATGCTGCTGCGCCACATCGCGCCGAACGCCGTCGCGCCCGTCATCGTCGTCGCGACGATCGCACTCGGCACGTACGTGGCGCTCGAAGCCACCCTGTCCTTCCTCGGCGTCGGGCTGCGGCCCCCCACGGTCTCCTGGGGCATCGACATCTCGGACGCCTCGGGGAACGTGCGCAACGCCCCGCACATGCTCCTGTGGCCCTCCGGGGCCCTGGCGATCACCGTGCTCGCCTTCATCATGCTCGGCGACGCGGTGCGCGACGCCCTCGACCCCAAGCTGCGCTGA